GCTTCTCAAGGTCGAGGCGAAAGACCTGACTGCGGCTAGGGTGGGCGATAGTTCCAAGCTGAGAATCGGGGAGTGGGCCATCGCTTTTGGCAACCCGCTCGGATATAGCCACACCGTGAGCGTCGGGGTCATCAGCAGCCTCAATCGGACGATGGAGACTCCGGGCGGGGTGCTCGTCGATGCGATCCAAACCGACGCCGCGATCAATCAGGGCAATTCAGGCGGGCCGCTCACCAACGCGCAAGGCGAGGTAATTGGGATCAACTCAGTCATCGTGAGCAATTCCGGCGGCAGCATCGGACTTGGGTTTTCGATTCCCTCCAACCGAGTCGCGCGGGTGGTCAACGACTTGCGGAAGCATGGGCGAGTTCGGTATGGCTATTTCGGCGCGGAGACGTATTCGGATAGCGCCGTTCTGCAAAACGACCGCAACCGCGCCGTCCTCAAAGGCGAGCTTGGAGTCGACCCTCCGCGTGAGGGGCTCTTGGTGCGGTCGGTGTACCGCGACAGTCCCGCCCAATCCGCAGGGATTCAGCGATGGGACGTAATTCAGCAATTGAACGGCAAGCCGGTCCGAAGTACGATGGACTTGTATTTGGTTCTCCTCGACCTCCGCGCCGGAGACGTGTTGAAGGTGAGGCTCTGGTCGAAAGGCGCGGCCAAGACGCTCGACGTGCGACTGGTCGAAGCGCTGTAGGCCCGCGCGCGGTGGGTCCGAGGGCTTGTTTTTGGGGCGCCCGATGAGGCTCGCTGGTACGCTTTTGCCTTGCAACAAGCAAGAACACCGGGTGCGGAAGCTCCGGTCTTTTCGTTGTTCTAGTAGGACCTTTTCGCTTTGCGATTGAACTGAAATGTCTTTGGAAACTGACGGGATCAGGGAGTTCTTGGCCATATTGCCGGCCACGATCCGGGAGCGCTTGGAGACGGGCGAGGACCTCGGCGACCTCATCGAGGTGGTCTTGGACTATGGCCGTCCGGCGGAGGCGAGGTACCGTGAGCGCACGCTTCGGTGGCCGGACCTTTTCGTGTCCGAACACGATATCGACTTCGTGACCCGTTCGATTGGCGAGTTCGGAGAGGACAATCGAGCCGGAATCGAGCGAACCCTGCATCGCATCTCCTGCATCCGAAACCGCCACGGGAAGATCGTCGGACTGACCTGCCGTGTGGGGAGGGCGCTCGAAGGCACGATCGACATCATCGACGACATCGTGCGGTCGGGAGCGTCGATCCTGTTGCTCGGAAAGCCGGGCGTGGGCAAGACGACGAAGTTGCGCGAGGTCGCGCGGGTCCTCGCCGACGAGGTCGAAAAGCGGGTCGTCATCGTCGACACCTCGAATGAGATCGCAGGCGACGGCGACGTGCCTCATCCTGGGATCGGGACCGCGCGGAGAATGCAGGTGCGAATCCCCTCCGAGCAGCATCAAGTGATGATCGAAGCGGTCGAGAACCACATGCCCGAAGTGATCGTGATCGACGAGATTTCGACGGAGGCGGAGGCCAACGCCGCGAGGACCATCGCCGAGCGCGGGGTGCAACTCGTCGCTACCGCGCACGGGCAAACCCTCGAAAACCTGATGCTCAACCCCTCGCTGGCCGACCTGATCGGCGGGATTCAGGCGGTCACGCTCTCCGACGACGAGGCCAGGCGACGAGGAACCCAGAAGACGGTTCTCGAACGGAAGGCGCCGCCTACGTTCGACGTTGTGGTGGAACTCGTGGACTTCGACCGGCTTGCGGTTCATCACAACGTCCAGAAGACGGTCGATCTGATTCTGCGAGGGGTGCCTTCGAGACCCGAAGTTCGAGTGCGGCTCGAAGGCGGCGAGGTCGAGGTCGTGCAAAGGGAAGAAACCGTAGATATCGAAGAACCTGGTTTCAACAAGAGGTTTCCGGCCCTCGTTCGCGCGCCGCAAAGCGAGCCTAAGCGCAAGCGGCAGCCCCCTGTTCCAGCCGCGCCGATCCCGCCCAAATCGGAGCCGACGGGGAACGGGCAGAAGACCGGTCTGATCCGTGTGTTCCCTTATGGCGTCGCGCGGACCCGGCTCGAACGGGCGATACGCGAAAGGCGCGCGCCGGTATATGTGACGACGGACATCCAGCAAGCCGACGCCGTGATCGCCATGCGCTCGACCTACCAGACTCGTCCCAAGAAGCTCCGCGAGATTGCAGGGCGGGACGTGCCGACGATCGTCGTCAAGTCGAACACTTACGCCCAGATCGCCGCGGCTCTGGACGAGGTTCTTGCGGCGAGCGGCGTCAGCAGCGAATCGGAGTCTCGGGCGCTCGATGAGGTGCTGGGAGCCATCGACATGGCCTTCCAAACCGGGAAACCGTTCGATCTTGCCCCTCAGCCTGCGCCGGTGAGAAAGAAGCAACACCTCCTCGCGGAGTCGAAAAAGGTCGCCAGCGAGAGCATCGGAGACGAGCCGCAACGACGCCTTCGCATCCTGCCGATCCGTCTGGCCTGAACCTAGAACTTCTGTTTGCCCGGAGGCTGCTCCTCGTCGCGCCCGAGCCAGCGCAATCGGTAGGGTACGGGACTGTCGACCGTTAGCGCGCCGTCCTCGAACCCAACCCGGAGCTCGCCGTCCGGGTGAGCGATTTGAGCCTCGAATCTCCTGAGCGAACCCGGTCGGGGCATGATTTTGGCTTTCTTCCACCCCGGCGCGATGCTGGTGGCACCCGCGACGATCTGAAAGAACCCGAGGATCGGATGCGCGCTCCAAGCATGGCAGTCGGACCGCGTAGGCTCTGGCGTTTCAGCGAAGGTTGTGAGGCCGGATTCGATCATCTCCTTCCAAGGCTGGAGTTCGGCGAGGTAGTCGTAGGGGTTGTCCTCACGAGCGAACATGGCGAGGTGCTTGTAGTAGCTGAAGTAATGGGAGCAGCGGGCGGCATCGGCCTGAGCGAGGGCATCCGCCGGCCAGGGGTGGGGCGTTCCCTCAAACATGAGAAGATGGCAGATTTGCAGCGACTCGGCGTGTTCAGCCGGGGTGTTGTCGATCCCTTTCTTCCTGCTGGCAGCGAGCGCACCCCTAGGGCCGCTATCGGACGTCCACTCGCGACTCGTCTGTGCCCAACCCTGCCAGAACTTGACGCCTCGACGCTCGGCCTCGCCCACCTCCAGGAACCCCTTGATCCTCTCGGCCACCGTGGTCGCGATTTCGAGAGTGAGTTGGTGCATCAGGGAGTTGAGCCTGCCCGGTGGGACGCCCCAACGCCAACCTGGAACCCAATCTCCGAACGGCCAGAACTGCTCAGACTCTCGTTGAAGCTTGCGGAATCGGCCGAGGATTCGGCTAAGAGTCTGGAACGATACGAAATCGGGCATCGCCGAAGGGTCGTCGTAGAGCAACTGATCCCCCACCATCATCACCCACCACAGGCTGAACGGCGGGATGACCTGGCACTGGCGGCTGGGATAGCGCG
The genomic region above belongs to Candidatus Nitrosymbiomonas proteolyticus and contains:
- a CDS encoding periplasmic serine protease yields the protein MFKKVIRRATDLGIVENVSKSRPSWLLMAGLALAVFVGVLAALRTSHWLDRNGTEELMPLLRLEDGMEVQENGSVAAPADFRAAVEKVLPAVVSVDRLSRMYDFFDDEVRIAPSGSGSGVVISSDGYIVTNNHVVRGGDTIAVRFKDGRTLVAEIVGADPRSDLALLKVEAKDLTAARVGDSSKLRIGEWAIAFGNPLGYSHTVSVGVISSLNRTMETPGGVLVDAIQTDAAINQGNSGGPLTNAQGEVIGINSVIVSNSGGSIGLGFSIPSNRVARVVNDLRKHGRVRYGYFGAETYSDSAVLQNDRNRAVLKGELGVDPPREGLLVRSVYRDSPAQSAGIQRWDVIQQLNGKPVRSTMDLYLVLLDLRAGDVLKVRLWSKGAAKTLDVRLVEAL
- a CDS encoding stage III sporulation protein SpoIIIAA, producing MPATIRERLETGEDLGDLIEVVLDYGRPAEARYRERTLRWPDLFVSEHDIDFVTRSIGEFGEDNRAGIERTLHRISCIRNRHGKIVGLTCRVGRALEGTIDIIDDIVRSGASILLLGKPGVGKTTKLREVARVLADEVEKRVVIVDTSNEIAGDGDVPHPGIGTARRMQVRIPSEQHQVMIEAVENHMPEVIVIDEISTEAEANAARTIAERGVQLVATAHGQTLENLMLNPSLADLIGGIQAVTLSDDEARRRGTQKTVLERKAPPTFDVVVELVDFDRLAVHHNVQKTVDLILRGVPSRPEVRVRLEGGEVEVVQREETVDIEEPGFNKRFPALVRAPQSEPKRKRQPPVPAAPIPPKSEPTGNGQKTGLIRVFPYGVARTRLERAIRERRAPVYVTTDIQQADAVIAMRSTYQTRPKKLREIAGRDVPTIVVKSNTYAQIAAALDEVLAASGVSSESESRALDEVLGAIDMAFQTGKPFDLAPQPAPVRKKQHLLAESKKVASESIGDEPQRRLRILPIRLA